Proteins encoded together in one Synechococcus sp. BL107 window:
- the fusA gene encoding elongation factor G, with protein sequence MARAFPLERVRNIGIAAHIDAGKTTTTERILFYSGVVHKIGEVHDGAAVTDWMAQERERGITITAAAISTSWKDHRVNIIDTPGHVDFTIEVERSMRVLDGVIAVFCAVGGVQPQSETVWRQADRYSVPRMVFVNKMDRTGADFLKVHGQIQDRLKANAVPIQLPIGAEGELSGIIDLVENKAHIYKDDLGQDIEVTDVPDDMKDQVEEWRAFLMEKVAETDEALIEKFLDTGELSNDELKTGIRTGVVKHGLVPVLCGSAFKNKGVQLVLDAVVDYLPAPIDVPPIQGILPDGTEAVRPSDDKAPFSALAFKVMADPYGKLTFVRMYSGVLEKGSYVMNSTKGIKERISRLVVLKADDREEVDQLQAGDLGAVLGLKNTTTGDTLCSAEEPIVLETLFVPEPVISVAVEPKTKGDMEKLSKALVSLAEEDPTFRVRTDQETGQTVIAGMGELHLEILVDRMMREFKVEANIGAPQVSYRETIRGSSKGEGKFSRQTGGKGQYGHVVIEMEPGEPESGFVFVNKIVGGVVPKEFIKPSEQGMKETCESGVIAGFPLIDVKVSMVDGSYHDVDSSEMAFKIAGSMAFKDAVRKCNPVLLEPMMKVEVEVPEDFLGSVIGDLSSRRGQVEGQAIDDGTSKVSSKVPLAEMFGYATELRSMTQGRGIFSMEFSHYEDVPRNVAEAIISKNQGNS encoded by the coding sequence GTGGCCCGCGCCTTTCCCCTGGAACGCGTAAGAAATATTGGTATCGCTGCGCACATTGATGCGGGCAAAACCACGACGACAGAACGGATTTTGTTCTATTCAGGCGTGGTGCACAAAATCGGCGAGGTGCACGACGGTGCAGCTGTTACCGACTGGATGGCCCAGGAGCGGGAGCGAGGGATCACGATCACGGCAGCGGCCATTTCCACGAGCTGGAAAGACCACCGTGTGAACATCATCGATACTCCTGGACACGTCGACTTCACCATCGAAGTTGAACGCTCCATGCGTGTTCTCGATGGTGTGATTGCCGTGTTCTGCGCCGTTGGCGGTGTTCAGCCCCAATCGGAAACAGTCTGGAGACAGGCCGATCGCTATTCCGTTCCTCGGATGGTGTTCGTGAACAAAATGGACCGCACCGGAGCGGATTTCCTCAAGGTTCACGGACAAATCCAGGACCGCTTAAAAGCGAACGCCGTTCCGATTCAGCTCCCAATCGGTGCTGAAGGTGAGTTGAGCGGCATTATCGACCTCGTCGAGAACAAGGCGCACATTTATAAAGACGACCTCGGTCAAGACATCGAAGTGACCGATGTGCCTGACGACATGAAGGACCAGGTTGAAGAATGGCGCGCTTTCTTGATGGAAAAAGTTGCCGAAACGGATGAAGCGCTAATTGAAAAATTTCTAGATACCGGCGAGCTCTCAAACGACGAGCTCAAAACCGGAATCCGCACAGGTGTGGTGAAGCACGGTTTGGTCCCTGTGCTCTGCGGTTCAGCCTTTAAAAACAAAGGTGTACAGCTCGTGCTCGACGCTGTCGTCGACTACCTGCCAGCCCCCATTGATGTGCCTCCGATTCAGGGAATTCTTCCTGATGGCACGGAAGCTGTGCGTCCTTCAGACGACAAAGCTCCATTCAGTGCCTTGGCCTTCAAAGTGATGGCTGATCCCTACGGCAAGCTCACCTTCGTTCGGATGTATTCGGGTGTCCTGGAAAAGGGCAGCTACGTGATGAACTCCACGAAAGGAATCAAAGAGCGCATCTCGCGCTTGGTGGTGCTCAAGGCGGATGATCGCGAAGAAGTGGATCAACTCCAAGCTGGTGATCTTGGTGCGGTGCTTGGCTTGAAAAACACCACAACCGGCGACACGCTTTGTTCAGCCGAAGAACCCATTGTTCTTGAGACGTTGTTCGTCCCTGAACCGGTGATTTCCGTGGCGGTTGAGCCCAAGACCAAAGGTGATATGGAGAAACTCTCCAAAGCCCTGGTGTCTTTGGCAGAAGAAGATCCCACATTCAGAGTTCGCACGGATCAAGAAACTGGCCAGACCGTGATTGCTGGCATGGGTGAACTTCACCTGGAGATCCTGGTGGACAGGATGATGCGTGAATTCAAGGTTGAAGCCAACATCGGCGCACCTCAGGTGTCGTACCGGGAAACCATCCGTGGTTCATCCAAAGGCGAAGGGAAGTTCTCCCGGCAAACCGGTGGCAAAGGCCAATACGGTCACGTCGTGATCGAAATGGAGCCTGGCGAACCCGAATCCGGATTCGTGTTTGTGAACAAGATTGTTGGTGGTGTTGTTCCCAAGGAATTCATCAAACCTTCCGAACAGGGAATGAAGGAAACCTGCGAATCAGGTGTGATCGCTGGTTTCCCACTGATCGACGTCAAAGTCAGCATGGTTGATGGGTCTTACCACGATGTGGACTCATCCGAGATGGCCTTCAAAATTGCAGGCTCCATGGCCTTCAAAGATGCGGTCAGGAAGTGCAACCCTGTTCTTCTTGAACCGATGATGAAGGTCGAGGTCGAAGTCCCCGAGGATTTCCTTGGCTCCGTCATCGGCGACCTGTCCTCCCGACGAGGACAGGTCGAAGGTCAGGCAATTGACGATGGCACGTCAAAAGTCTCGTCCAAGGTGCCCCTGGCCGAGATGTTCGGCTACGCCACCGAACTCCGATCCATGACCCAGGGTCGGGGTATTTTCTCGATGGAGTTCAGCCACTATGAGGATGTTCCTCGCAATGTGGCCGAAGCCATCATCTCCAAGAATCAGGGCAATTCCTGA
- the rpsG gene encoding 30S ribosomal protein S7: MSRRNAAVKRPILPDPQFNSRLATMMVARLMQHGKKSTAQRILSDAFGLINERTGGDPLELFETAVKNATPLVEVRARRVGGATYQVPMEVRQERGTAMALRWLVSFSRARNGRSMSQKLAGELMDAANEAGSAVRKREETHKMAEANKAFAHYRY; this comes from the coding sequence ATGTCCCGCCGTAACGCCGCTGTAAAGCGCCCGATTCTTCCTGATCCCCAGTTCAACAGCCGGCTCGCAACGATGATGGTTGCCCGGCTGATGCAACACGGGAAGAAGTCAACGGCTCAGCGCATTCTTTCTGATGCTTTTGGCTTAATTAACGAACGCACCGGTGGAGATCCACTGGAACTCTTTGAAACTGCCGTCAAGAACGCAACTCCCCTTGTTGAAGTGCGTGCAAGACGTGTCGGTGGCGCCACCTACCAGGTGCCTATGGAAGTGCGCCAGGAGCGCGGCACAGCGATGGCCCTGCGCTGGCTTGTGAGCTTTTCACGCGCTCGTAACGGCCGCAGCATGTCCCAGAAGCTTGCTGGCGAACTCATGGACGCCGCCAATGAAGCGGGAAGTGCTGTTCGCAAACGCGAAGAGACGCACAAAATGGCCGAAGCAAACAAAGCTTTCGCCCACTACCGCTACTGA
- the rpsL gene encoding 30S ribosomal protein S12 — protein sequence MPTIQQLIRTERSRLKVKTKSPALKACPERRGVCTRVYTSTPKKPNSALRKVARVRLTSGFEVTAYIGGIGHNLQEHSVVLIRGGRVKDLPGVRYHIIRGTLDTSGVKDRRQSRSKYGAKAPKE from the coding sequence ATGCCAACCATCCAACAGCTGATCCGCACTGAGCGCTCACGTCTCAAAGTCAAGACGAAATCGCCAGCTTTAAAGGCCTGCCCTGAGCGCCGCGGAGTCTGCACTCGCGTTTACACCTCCACGCCGAAAAAACCCAACTCGGCGCTTCGCAAGGTGGCTCGTGTGCGCCTCACCTCCGGCTTTGAGGTGACTGCTTATATCGGTGGCATCGGACACAACCTTCAGGAGCACTCCGTTGTGCTGATTCGAGGGGGACGGGTCAAAGACTTGCCAGGGGTCCGGTATCACATCATTCGCGGAACCCTCGACACGTCTGGAGTCAAAGACCGTCGTCAATCTCGCTCCAAGTACGGCGCCAAGGCTCCAAAAGAGTGA
- a CDS encoding AIR synthase, with the protein MAANLRLTAAAAAELGRQAAVAGTPGKMHLDVIPGECAQHIIRIRPGHLEGIAIARADGITLHAPQEQVGILKNLYLDYRGDLSGGGFLIRAAKGIEPCACGSAFTRR; encoded by the coding sequence ATGGCTGCCAATCTGCGATTAACCGCAGCAGCAGCTGCCGAGCTAGGGCGTCAAGCTGCAGTGGCTGGGACCCCAGGGAAAATGCACTTGGACGTCATCCCCGGGGAGTGCGCTCAGCACATCATCCGAATCCGCCCTGGCCACCTTGAGGGCATCGCCATTGCCCGGGCCGACGGCATCACACTGCATGCACCGCAAGAGCAAGTCGGAATTCTTAAAAATCTTTATCTGGACTACCGAGGCGACCTCAGCGGTGGTGGATTTCTAATCCGGGCAGCGAAGGGAATTGAACCGTGCGCTTGTGGAAGTGCCTTCACCCGTCGCTAA
- a CDS encoding phosphodiester glycosidase family protein has protein sequence MLPIAPPPEPLPQIRAVAPRRGNTVAIDGERVESTWEWRGNNSKQPDQLWLPLDLLEARLGFRRQARPGGDALEWFGRTVALRRLDSRTLGDEVGFDVGGWLTSVGVDTKRKGGTLMLRLPSPALQGLRRGKGATAKRLVLDLNGPTFAQRIGTDLAFALQTTSRQRNILRQLGLHPLQEGRLLKLRGQAIRLRSLSLATPWRLVLDGVGGRTVAIQPRGKLLINSPALAPFMQKGLVMEERTINVGVKPLRIFRVGGRLNALGLKLQPLALKDRQQGLSFLPELSRSAKALVAINGGFFNRINQLPLGALRRNGTWLSGPILNRGVIAWSRQSPLQFGRLELLQELQVNSSKRWRLGFLNSGYVQKGLSRYTPSWGSRYRALSGKEQALLIRRGVVEQEWGQSSLRQGVPIPTGTDLIVSRGGAALPAGIGDRVKLFLWPRSALGTHSNVLGGGPLLMQHGRIVLNGRSEGFSPNFLRLTAPRTVVGQGRDGQWMLTVHGAATSDPTLLETALAAQQLGLTEALNLDGGSSTTLVVRHQTVMNGRGSTPRVHNGLGLIRS, from the coding sequence ATGCTCCCCATCGCTCCACCGCCAGAGCCTCTGCCGCAAATTCGTGCCGTCGCGCCAAGGAGAGGAAATACGGTTGCGATTGATGGTGAACGCGTCGAATCAACTTGGGAATGGCGTGGCAACAACAGCAAGCAACCCGATCAGCTTTGGCTGCCACTTGATCTTCTCGAGGCACGGTTGGGGTTTAGACGCCAGGCAAGACCTGGTGGTGATGCCTTGGAATGGTTTGGTCGAACAGTGGCTTTGCGTCGGCTCGACAGCCGCACCCTCGGCGACGAAGTGGGGTTCGACGTTGGCGGTTGGTTGACCAGCGTTGGAGTGGACACCAAGCGCAAGGGAGGAACCTTGATGCTTCGCCTTCCCTCGCCTGCACTTCAAGGCTTAAGGCGGGGCAAAGGAGCCACCGCAAAGCGTCTCGTTCTCGATCTCAATGGGCCGACTTTTGCGCAACGCATCGGGACTGATTTGGCCTTCGCCTTACAGACCACCTCTCGACAGCGCAACATCCTCAGGCAGCTGGGCTTGCACCCTCTCCAAGAAGGGCGGCTTTTAAAACTCCGCGGCCAGGCCATTCGTCTGCGCAGTTTGAGCTTGGCCACGCCGTGGCGACTGGTGCTTGATGGAGTGGGGGGGAGAACCGTGGCCATACAGCCACGAGGAAAGCTTCTGATTAACAGCCCAGCACTGGCCCCATTTATGCAGAAGGGCCTCGTGATGGAAGAACGCACCATCAACGTTGGCGTCAAACCACTGCGGATCTTCCGCGTTGGAGGCAGGCTCAACGCGCTGGGCCTCAAGCTCCAACCCCTCGCACTAAAAGACCGACAGCAAGGGCTGAGTTTCCTGCCAGAACTGTCTCGATCTGCCAAAGCACTTGTCGCCATCAATGGCGGGTTTTTCAACCGCATCAATCAACTTCCCCTAGGAGCGCTGCGGCGCAATGGCACCTGGTTATCCGGGCCGATCCTGAATCGTGGCGTGATCGCTTGGAGCCGTCAAAGCCCTCTTCAGTTCGGACGGCTTGAGCTCCTGCAAGAGCTCCAGGTGAACAGCTCTAAACGTTGGCGGCTTGGCTTTTTAAACAGTGGGTATGTACAGAAAGGTTTGAGCCGCTACACACCCAGCTGGGGATCGAGATACCGCGCTCTCAGTGGCAAAGAGCAGGCTCTCCTCATTCGTCGAGGTGTTGTGGAACAAGAATGGGGTCAAAGCTCGCTGAGACAGGGCGTCCCCATTCCAACGGGAACGGATTTAATTGTTTCGCGAGGTGGCGCGGCACTCCCTGCAGGTATTGGCGATCGGGTGAAGCTCTTTTTGTGGCCTCGCTCAGCGCTCGGAACACACAGCAACGTGCTGGGTGGGGGGCCACTTTTGATGCAACACGGTCGCATTGTGCTGAACGGACGAAGCGAAGGGTTCAGTCCAAATTTTCTGCGTCTCACGGCGCCTCGCACCGTGGTGGGGCAAGGACGTGATGGTCAGTGGATGCTCACGGTGCATGGTGCAGCCACAAGTGATCCGACGTTGCTCGAAACAGCTCTGGCAGCCCAACAACTTGGTTTAACTGAGGCTTTAAATCTCGACGGGGGAAGCTCCACAACCCTGGTGGTGAGACATCAAACCGTCATGAACGGGCGGGGGAGCACCCCCAGGGTTCACAACGGCCTTGGACTCATACGGTCATGA
- the gltB gene encoding glutamate synthase large subunit, with the protein MSEAIRPSAWPYSDSAAPDAVAGEKDACGVGFLAQLSGKASHWVLQQALRGLGCMEHRGGCGGDGDSGDGAGILCGIPWNYLRAVWPEASAAKGLGMMFMPTNPASRAAVRACCDAEAKALGLSPLGWREVPIDPSVLGELARQTAPAIEQWALGGTEDGDALEALLLRLRRRVGARVRQELAPDSVQDFYVTSLSSRTVVYKGMVRSEVLARYYADLRDPRFEVSFAVYHRRFSTNTLPRWPLAQPMRMLGHNGEINTLLGNLNWAKASEANLHNVWGEASADLIPVVNPSFSDSANLDATLELMVRSGRSITDSLITLVPEAFRNQPDLDQRPDVTAMYEFNAGIQEPWDGPALLVFADGKRVGATLDRNGLRPARWCTTNDGFVIMGSETGVVDLGGKTIVQKGRLGPGQMLAVDLETGQLLDNWAVKEDAAQRFPYADWLRQHRSSVSALPWVEARRMGELDLLRLQTAMGFTAEDLDLVIEDMAGLGKEPTYCMGDDIPLAVLSDRPHLLYDYFKQRFAQVTNPPIDPLREKLVMSLEMHLGERRPALKPEAKAAAVIHLDSPVLNETELAALSQQGLPLKKLSTQVAVEACAGGLGTALNDLCNSAEQLVRDGAQVLVLSDRVRADGQPSELSATTVAMPALLAVGAVHHHLLRQKLRLQCSLVADTAQCWSTHHMACLIGYGASAVCPWLTWETTRHWLEHPKTQKRIEQGKLPSLDAVKVQENVRISLENGLRKILSKIGISLLASYHGAQIFEAIGLGADVIEMAFSGTTSRVAGMTLAELANETLSLHAKAFPELNRSKLEFMGFVQYRSGGEFHLNSPDMSKALHAAVKTGPGYDHFSTYKTLLENRPVTALRDLLEFKIAPTPLPLDQVESVESLFSRFCTGGMSLGALSREAHEVLAVAMNRIGGKSNSGEGGEDPARFQVLSDVDAEGRSAAFPSIGGLRNGDTASSAIKQIASGRFGVTAEYLRSAKQLEIKVAQGAKPGEGGQLPGPKVDNYIAWLRNSKPGVALISPPPHHDIYSIEDLAQLIHDLHQVHPKAPVSVKLVSEIGIGTIAAGVAKANADVIQISGHDGGTGASPLSSIKHAGSPWELGLTEVHRSLLENGLRDRVLLRADGGLKTGWDVVIAAMLGAEEFGFGSVAMIAEGCIMARVCHTNNCPVGVATQKEALRKRFKGVPEHVVNFFWFVAEEVRQLLSLLGMAKLEDLIGRTDLLQTRAVDLAKTSCVDLSSLLAPITGSEDRSWLTHSATAHGNGPILEDDFLADRELMAAVESHSDLSRITEIINTDRSVCARLAGELAQRHGNRGFKGQLDLTFRGAAGQSFGAFLVQGMNVRLEGEANDYVGKGMNSGRITLVPSDGTPNPGEQVILGNTCLYGATGGELFAYGRAGERFGVRNSGAKTVVEGAGDHCCEYMTGGVVVVLGSTGRNIGAGMTGGVAFLLNDTGGVTPRVNPEIVEVCALTTAEQDTMLKDLLERYLAATGSEKAFALLADWPSAKARFKVLVPPSERSAMGLAEKQAVAA; encoded by the coding sequence ATGTCTGAAGCCATCCGTCCCTCAGCTTGGCCATACAGCGACAGCGCTGCTCCTGATGCCGTGGCTGGTGAAAAGGACGCGTGCGGCGTTGGTTTTCTTGCACAGCTGTCAGGGAAAGCCAGCCATTGGGTGTTGCAACAAGCCCTGCGTGGACTTGGGTGTATGGAACATCGCGGTGGTTGTGGCGGTGATGGTGATTCCGGCGATGGCGCCGGAATCTTGTGTGGCATTCCATGGAATTACCTCAGGGCGGTTTGGCCGGAAGCCAGTGCTGCCAAGGGCCTTGGCATGATGTTCATGCCAACTAATCCGGCCAGCCGCGCCGCTGTGCGCGCCTGTTGCGATGCCGAAGCAAAAGCTTTGGGCTTGTCGCCTTTGGGATGGCGTGAGGTGCCGATTGACCCATCGGTTTTGGGGGAGTTGGCACGGCAGACCGCCCCCGCTATTGAGCAGTGGGCGTTGGGGGGAACGGAGGATGGTGATGCCCTTGAAGCTCTCTTGCTCCGCCTTCGCAGGCGAGTTGGTGCTCGGGTTCGTCAGGAGTTGGCCCCCGACTCAGTTCAGGATTTTTATGTCACCTCCTTGAGTAGCCGCACCGTTGTGTACAAGGGCATGGTGCGTTCAGAGGTGTTGGCGCGTTACTACGCCGACCTTCGCGACCCGCGCTTTGAAGTGAGCTTTGCGGTGTACCACCGTCGCTTCAGTACAAACACTCTTCCGCGTTGGCCGCTGGCGCAGCCCATGCGAATGCTGGGTCATAACGGTGAAATCAATACCCTCCTGGGGAATCTCAATTGGGCGAAAGCATCGGAAGCCAATCTCCACAACGTTTGGGGTGAGGCGTCGGCTGATCTGATCCCCGTCGTGAACCCCTCGTTCAGTGATTCGGCGAACCTTGATGCAACGTTGGAGCTGATGGTTCGCAGTGGTCGCTCCATCACCGACAGCCTGATCACGTTGGTGCCGGAGGCTTTCCGCAATCAGCCGGATCTCGATCAACGTCCTGATGTGACGGCGATGTATGAGTTCAACGCGGGGATTCAGGAGCCCTGGGATGGCCCTGCATTGCTGGTGTTTGCCGATGGCAAACGGGTGGGAGCAACGTTGGATCGCAATGGTTTAAGACCGGCGCGTTGGTGCACAACAAATGATGGTTTCGTGATCATGGGATCAGAAACTGGTGTGGTTGATTTAGGCGGCAAAACCATTGTCCAAAAGGGTCGCTTGGGCCCTGGGCAAATGTTGGCCGTCGATTTAGAGACCGGCCAACTCCTCGATAATTGGGCTGTTAAGGAAGACGCTGCCCAACGTTTTCCTTACGCCGACTGGTTGCGCCAACATCGCTCCTCCGTATCAGCGCTGCCTTGGGTTGAGGCGCGCCGCATGGGAGAGCTCGATCTGTTGCGTCTGCAGACGGCGATGGGCTTCACCGCCGAAGACCTCGATCTGGTGATCGAAGACATGGCTGGCCTCGGCAAGGAGCCCACGTACTGCATGGGGGACGACATCCCATTAGCAGTTCTGTCTGACCGCCCCCACTTGCTGTACGACTACTTCAAGCAACGTTTCGCACAGGTCACGAACCCGCCCATTGATCCGCTTCGCGAGAAGTTGGTGATGAGTTTGGAAATGCATCTGGGTGAGCGTCGCCCGGCCTTGAAGCCTGAGGCCAAGGCTGCTGCGGTGATTCACCTCGATAGCCCAGTGCTCAATGAAACTGAGTTGGCAGCCCTGTCTCAGCAAGGCCTCCCGCTCAAGAAGTTGTCCACGCAAGTGGCCGTTGAAGCCTGTGCTGGCGGATTAGGTACCGCTCTAAACGACCTTTGCAACAGCGCTGAACAGCTCGTGCGTGATGGGGCACAAGTGTTGGTGTTATCGGATCGTGTTCGGGCGGATGGCCAACCTTCAGAGCTCAGTGCCACAACGGTGGCGATGCCCGCCCTCTTGGCCGTTGGAGCGGTGCATCACCATCTGCTGCGCCAAAAGCTGCGGTTGCAATGTTCTTTGGTTGCCGATACGGCTCAATGTTGGAGCACGCATCACATGGCCTGTTTGATCGGCTATGGGGCGAGTGCTGTTTGCCCATGGCTCACATGGGAAACGACCCGCCATTGGTTAGAGCATCCCAAAACTCAAAAGCGGATTGAGCAGGGCAAACTTCCCTCCCTTGACGCTGTCAAAGTTCAAGAGAACGTGCGCATCTCACTGGAAAATGGCTTGCGCAAGATCCTTTCAAAGATCGGGATCTCCCTGCTAGCGAGTTATCACGGTGCACAAATTTTTGAGGCCATCGGCCTCGGTGCAGACGTGATTGAGATGGCGTTTTCCGGCACGACCAGTCGTGTGGCAGGAATGACCCTTGCGGAACTAGCCAACGAAACCCTGTCGTTGCATGCCAAGGCTTTCCCCGAACTCAACCGCAGCAAGCTCGAATTTATGGGTTTTGTGCAGTACCGCTCGGGTGGTGAATTCCACCTGAACAGTCCAGATATGTCGAAGGCGCTGCACGCTGCAGTTAAAACTGGACCTGGATACGACCACTTCTCCACGTACAAAACACTGCTGGAGAACCGTCCAGTCACTGCGTTGCGTGATTTGTTGGAGTTCAAGATCGCTCCGACTCCGCTTCCCCTCGATCAGGTGGAAAGCGTGGAAAGTTTGTTCAGCAGATTTTGCACTGGTGGGATGAGTCTTGGTGCCTTGTCGAGGGAGGCCCATGAGGTTCTTGCTGTGGCGATGAATCGCATCGGTGGCAAGAGCAATAGCGGTGAAGGTGGAGAAGATCCAGCCCGTTTCCAGGTCTTGAGTGATGTTGATGCGGAAGGAAGGTCCGCTGCATTTCCCAGCATCGGAGGTTTGCGCAATGGCGATACCGCAAGTTCGGCGATTAAGCAGATCGCATCCGGACGGTTTGGGGTCACGGCTGAATACCTCCGTAGTGCCAAACAGTTGGAGATCAAGGTGGCTCAAGGGGCCAAGCCGGGTGAAGGGGGCCAGCTCCCAGGTCCGAAGGTTGATAACTACATCGCCTGGTTGCGCAACAGCAAACCGGGAGTGGCGTTGATCTCCCCGCCTCCCCATCACGACATTTATTCAATTGAAGACCTGGCTCAACTCATTCATGATTTGCACCAAGTGCATCCCAAAGCTCCAGTCAGCGTCAAATTAGTTTCGGAAATTGGCATCGGCACCATTGCTGCTGGCGTGGCGAAAGCCAACGCCGATGTAATCCAGATTTCTGGCCATGACGGCGGCACAGGAGCGTCACCTCTCAGTTCGATTAAGCACGCCGGTAGCCCTTGGGAACTTGGCCTCACGGAAGTGCATCGCTCTCTGTTGGAAAACGGATTGCGTGATCGAGTTCTGCTTCGGGCCGATGGCGGCCTGAAAACGGGTTGGGACGTTGTGATCGCAGCGATGTTGGGTGCCGAGGAATTCGGCTTTGGCTCGGTGGCGATGATTGCTGAGGGCTGCATCATGGCCCGCGTTTGCCATACCAATAATTGCCCGGTCGGTGTTGCGACTCAGAAAGAAGCACTCCGAAAACGCTTTAAGGGAGTGCCTGAGCATGTGGTGAACTTCTTTTGGTTTGTCGCCGAGGAGGTTCGCCAGCTGCTGAGCCTTTTGGGGATGGCCAAGCTTGAGGATTTGATCGGTCGAACCGACCTATTGCAGACCCGCGCCGTTGATTTGGCGAAAACCAGCTGTGTTGATCTCTCCAGCCTCTTGGCTCCCATTACCGGTTCTGAAGATCGCTCTTGGCTCACCCATAGCGCTACGGCCCACGGCAATGGCCCCATCCTCGAAGATGATTTTCTGGCGGATCGTGAGTTGATGGCGGCCGTTGAGAGCCACAGCGATCTGAGTCGTATCACTGAGATCATTAATACCGATCGCAGTGTCTGTGCTCGTTTGGCTGGGGAGTTGGCGCAGCGCCATGGCAATCGTGGTTTTAAAGGCCAGCTCGATCTCACATTCCGTGGAGCTGCCGGACAAAGCTTTGGTGCTTTCCTCGTTCAAGGGATGAATGTGCGTCTCGAAGGAGAAGCCAACGATTATGTGGGGAAAGGGATGAACAGCGGTCGGATCACATTGGTCCCCAGTGATGGCACCCCAAATCCTGGTGAGCAGGTGATCCTTGGCAATACCTGTCTCTACGGGGCAACAGGAGGTGAGTTGTTTGCCTACGGCAGAGCCGGGGAGCGTTTCGGTGTTCGTAACAGCGGTGCAAAAACTGTTGTGGAAGGGGCCGGGGACCACTGCTGTGAATACATGACGGGCGGTGTCGTGGTGGTGCTCGGTAGTACGGGACGCAATATCGGGGCTGGGATGACTGGTGGTGTCGCCTTTTTGTTGAATGACACCGGGGGTGTGACGCCTCGCGTGAATCCAGAAATTGTTGAGGTCTGTGCTCTCACAACGGCAGAGCAAGACACCATGCTCAAAGATTTGTTGGAGCGTTATCTGGCAGCTACTGGCAGTGAAAAAGCGTTTGCACTTCTGGCGGACTGGCCTTCTGCGAAAGCCCGCTTCAAGGTGCTGGTGCCCCCCAGTGAACGCTCTGCCATGGGGCTTGCCGAGAAACAGGCCGTCGCGGCTTAA
- a CDS encoding YciI family protein — protein sequence MAWFVKTETFTAQTAALSIEQRRPFLEAHRHWLAQHIGLGRRIRSGFLVDDQRRPGGGGLLIFQASSYAEALAWVRQDPMIVEGLVAWQLQEWIPVSGDDWP from the coding sequence GTGGCTTGGTTCGTCAAGACAGAAACCTTTACGGCTCAAACCGCTGCTCTCTCGATCGAGCAGCGGCGTCCTTTTTTGGAGGCGCATCGCCATTGGCTGGCTCAGCACATTGGGCTTGGGCGACGCATTCGCAGTGGTTTTTTAGTCGATGATCAGCGGCGTCCTGGTGGAGGTGGGCTGCTGATTTTTCAAGCGTCGTCCTATGCCGAGGCCCTGGCCTGGGTGCGTCAGGATCCAATGATTGTGGAGGGTCTTGTGGCGTGGCAGCTTCAGGAGTGGATCCCCGTTAGCGGGGATGACTGGCCATGA
- the lipA gene encoding lipoyl synthase: MLKPEWLRVKAPQRERIGAVADLLQDLNLNTVCQEASCPNIGECFAGGTATFLIMGPGCTRACPYCDIDFDKSVRELDPTEPLRLGEAVARLGLSHVVITSVNRDDLLDGGASQFVACIEQVKQRSPLTTIELLIPDLCGNWDALATVMAAAPHVLNHNIETVPRMYKRARPQGIYERSLDLLQRVRKGWPKVYTKSGLMVGLGETDDEVIGVLKDLRNHQVDIVTIGQYLSPGPKHLAVDRFVTPSQFESYRCTGEDELGFLQVVSSPLTRSSYHAGEVQRLMASHPR; this comes from the coding sequence GTGCTCAAGCCCGAGTGGTTGCGCGTTAAAGCCCCGCAGCGGGAACGGATCGGTGCTGTCGCAGATCTACTGCAAGACCTCAATCTGAACACGGTCTGCCAAGAGGCAAGTTGCCCGAACATCGGCGAGTGTTTTGCCGGTGGAACAGCCACATTTTTGATCATGGGCCCGGGCTGCACCCGCGCCTGCCCCTACTGCGACATCGACTTCGACAAAAGTGTCCGGGAACTCGACCCAACCGAGCCGTTACGCCTCGGGGAAGCTGTTGCCCGCCTTGGGTTGAGCCACGTTGTGATCACATCCGTCAATCGTGACGACCTGCTCGACGGTGGTGCCTCTCAATTTGTGGCGTGTATTGAGCAGGTGAAGCAGCGATCTCCGCTAACCACCATTGAATTACTCATCCCCGATCTTTGTGGGAACTGGGATGCTCTCGCCACCGTGATGGCAGCCGCACCCCACGTACTCAATCACAATATTGAGACCGTCCCACGGATGTACAAACGGGCAAGACCCCAGGGCATTTATGAACGCTCCCTTGACTTACTTCAACGGGTGCGAAAGGGCTGGCCAAAGGTGTACACAAAGTCGGGGCTCATGGTGGGCTTGGGTGAAACGGATGACGAGGTGATCGGCGTCTTAAAAGACCTACGCAACCATCAAGTCGACATTGTGACCATCGGGCAATACCTCTCACCTGGGCCCAAGCACTTAGCAGTCGATCGATTTGTCACGCCAAGCCAATTCGAGTCATATCGCTGCACTGGGGAAGACGAGCTGGGTTTCCTCCAAGTGGTGAGCAGTCCACTCACCCGCAGCAGCTATCACGCTGGCGAGGTGCAACGGCTCATGGCCAGTCATCCCCGCTAA